A genomic window from Methanovulcanius yangii includes:
- a CDS encoding ATP-grasp domain-containing protein, whose protein sequence is MIVLDEPYVSRYLVDTIVTMDLPVLRNATSVRMNTDGRMRLVDGAEVVRCVHEGDCRMYTNSEHAIGWIAEHLGETDLAKTIALFKDKAAFRKLISGLYPTFFFRSVPFGELDMLDVALLPKPFVIKPAVGFFSAGVHVVRTDEEWTDVLDAIKTGMEDIAAGYPPEVCDAGTFIIEEYIEGTELAVDAYFNAQGEPVVLNILAHLFSSVDDVDDRVYLTSRKIVAEQLAPVTHLLRRIQALMGITNFPLHIELRVNDDGKVVPIEVNPLRFAGWCTTDIAEYAWGINVYRFYFEGMVPDWDRLLQEVGDDVYALLVVQPPAGTVPETIAGFDYETFVAGFSEPLELRPVEYPRYPVFGFLFTRMKGGVLSEAEAYLRSDMQDVIRFRER, encoded by the coding sequence TTGATAGTACTGGATGAACCCTATGTATCCCGGTATCTTGTGGACACCATAGTGACGATGGACCTTCCTGTTCTCAGAAATGCAACATCAGTGAGAATGAACACGGACGGACGGATGCGCCTCGTCGACGGAGCTGAAGTAGTGCGGTGCGTACACGAGGGCGATTGCCGGATGTATACCAACTCGGAGCATGCGATAGGATGGATTGCGGAGCATCTGGGCGAAACGGACCTTGCGAAAACCATCGCCCTCTTCAAGGACAAGGCAGCATTTCGAAAACTCATCTCCGGCCTGTATCCTACGTTTTTCTTCCGGTCGGTCCCCTTCGGAGAACTGGATATGCTTGATGTTGCGCTCCTCCCGAAACCGTTTGTCATCAAACCGGCGGTTGGCTTCTTCAGTGCGGGTGTGCATGTCGTCCGCACGGACGAGGAATGGACGGACGTCCTTGACGCCATAAAGACGGGTATGGAAGATATCGCTGCAGGCTATCCGCCGGAAGTCTGTGACGCCGGGACCTTCATCATCGAAGAGTATATCGAAGGAACGGAACTTGCGGTGGATGCGTATTTTAATGCGCAGGGTGAACCGGTGGTACTCAATATTCTTGCCCATCTCTTCTCCTCAGTTGATGATGTCGACGACCGGGTCTATCTGACCTCAAGGAAGATTGTTGCGGAGCAGCTTGCGCCGGTAACCCACCTTCTCCGGCGGATTCAGGCACTGATGGGAATCACAAATTTTCCCCTGCATATTGAATTGCGGGTGAATGATGACGGAAAGGTCGTTCCCATCGAGGTGAACCCCCTCCGCTTTGCCGGGTGGTGCACGACGGACATTGCGGAATATGCCTGGGGCATTAATGTCTACAGGTTCTATTTCGAAGGGATGGTGCCCGACTGGGATCGGTTGCTGCAGGAAGTGGGTGATGATGTGTATGCCCTCTTGGTGGTGCAGCCGCCTGCGGGCACGGTCCCGGAGACGATTGCCGGGTTTGATTACGAAACCTTTGTCGCAGGGTTTTCCGAACCGCTTGAATTGCGTCCGGTAGAGTATCCCCGGTATCCGGTCTTTGGATTTTTATTCACACGGATGAAAGGAGGAGTCCTCTCCGAGGCGGAGGCCTATCTGCGCTCCGATATGCAGGATGTCATCCGCTTCAGGGAGAGGTGA
- a CDS encoding ferritin family protein codes for MIPLKKEEYRSILSGAIEKEVESYTFYREIESCTNDETLKKIFGELADEERKHRETLEEFLTKPIKSLEFDEAQDYKISETLELPTMTTEMKPADGIALAIKKEELSRDMYRELAELSTGPQQKQIFTNLANMESHHKARLEDIFTNMAFPEVW; via the coding sequence GTGATACCATTGAAAAAAGAAGAGTACAGGAGCATATTATCCGGAGCAATTGAAAAAGAGGTGGAATCCTACACCTTCTACCGCGAGATCGAAAGCTGCACAAATGACGAGACCCTGAAGAAGATCTTTGGAGAACTCGCAGACGAAGAACGCAAACACAGGGAAACCCTTGAGGAATTCCTGACAAAACCGATCAAGTCCCTGGAGTTCGACGAGGCACAGGACTACAAGATATCCGAAACCCTCGAACTTCCGACGATGACGACGGAGATGAAACCCGCCGACGGTATTGCACTGGCCATCAAAAAAGAGGAACTCTCACGCGATATGTACCGGGAACTGGCCGAGCTGAGTACCGGGCCGCAGCAGAAGCAGATCTTCACGAACCTGGCCAACATGGAGTCGCATCACAAGGCACGCCTGGAAGACATATTCACGAACATGGCATTCCCTGAAGTCTGGTAG
- a CDS encoding ubiquitin-like small modifier protein 1 gives MAQQPISITVKTFATFREVADATIALDINGGTTVGMLLDLLTTRYAGLGDMVFTETGELKKYVNILKNGRNIHFLDGMETVIEDGDIIALFPPVAGG, from the coding sequence ATGGCACAACAGCCCATATCGATCACCGTCAAAACCTTCGCAACCTTTCGCGAGGTTGCGGATGCGACCATTGCCCTCGACATTAACGGAGGAACCACCGTCGGCATGCTGCTGGATCTGCTCACCACCAGGTACGCCGGGCTCGGGGACATGGTGTTCACGGAAACGGGAGAACTCAAAAAGTATGTCAATATCCTGAAAAATGGACGGAACATTCATTTTTTAGATGGAATGGAAACGGTGATCGAAGACGGTGATATCATTGCCCTCTTCCCCCCTGTGGCCGGTGGATGA
- a CDS encoding aldehyde ferredoxin oxidoreductase family protein, with amino-acid sequence MDAYAGNIAYIDLTAGTVKVKPTPASLKEDYIGGRGFGIRFLTDMVLPDIDPLSEDNVLVFASGPLTGTGIPLGSRYEISTLSPLTGCAISSNSGGVFGWKMKKAGFDAVVIAGKAPRPVYLFLDNGEVSLYDAAEIWGKTTSETTDIIQQIHDDKKIRVACIGPSGEKLSLITCVINEKYRAAGRGGSGAVMGSKNLKALAVRGEQEIAVADDDKLNLVKDRIRKKIEADGIAQALHDYGTAVLVNIINENYILPTNNFQSAHFEGAEKVSGETIKETIFKKPKGCYACIVQCGRIHDFEGITGEGPEYEPDWAFGPDCGIDDLKSITLANNICNEYGLDAVSAGATIACLMEMAEKGYITHPIRFGDAEGMLAVLRQMATREGIGEELADGSYRFAERHGHPELSMSVKKQELPAYDPRGLQGHGLAYATSVRGGDHVYAYMISPEVLGAPEKLDPYETVNKPEWVKTFQDLTAAIDASGMCLFTSFALDADDYADLMTAATGIRFDAAGLMKVGERIWNLQKLFNLDRGIGMETDTLPPRLLAEPLQEGAPKGMVWKRDELLKEYYALRGWDEKGVPTTEKLKELAIH; translated from the coding sequence ATGGATGCATATGCAGGCAATATTGCGTATATCGATCTGACAGCGGGGACGGTAAAGGTCAAACCTACTCCTGCGTCATTGAAAGAGGACTATATCGGCGGGAGAGGGTTTGGGATCAGGTTCCTGACCGACATGGTGCTCCCGGATATTGACCCGCTGAGCGAGGACAATGTCCTTGTCTTTGCCTCCGGGCCGCTCACAGGGACGGGCATTCCGCTGGGAAGCAGATATGAGATCTCAACCCTCTCTCCCCTGACTGGATGCGCCATCAGTTCCAACAGCGGCGGTGTCTTCGGATGGAAGATGAAGAAGGCGGGATTCGATGCGGTGGTTATCGCCGGAAAGGCACCCCGGCCGGTCTACCTCTTCCTGGACAACGGAGAGGTGTCCCTGTATGACGCCGCGGAGATCTGGGGAAAAACGACCAGTGAGACGACGGACATCATCCAGCAGATACATGATGACAAAAAGATACGGGTCGCCTGCATCGGACCCTCCGGCGAGAAGCTTTCCCTTATCACCTGCGTCATCAATGAAAAGTACCGGGCCGCAGGAAGGGGGGGCAGCGGGGCCGTCATGGGATCGAAAAACCTCAAAGCCCTTGCAGTACGGGGCGAGCAGGAGATTGCAGTCGCCGACGACGACAAACTCAATCTTGTCAAGGACCGTATACGGAAAAAGATTGAGGCCGACGGCATCGCGCAGGCCCTCCATGACTACGGAACCGCTGTTCTGGTCAACATCATCAACGAGAACTACATTCTCCCGACAAATAATTTCCAGAGCGCCCATTTTGAGGGAGCGGAGAAAGTGTCGGGAGAGACCATCAAGGAGACGATATTCAAAAAACCGAAGGGGTGTTATGCATGTATCGTCCAGTGCGGACGAATACATGATTTCGAGGGGATAACCGGGGAAGGGCCCGAGTACGAACCGGACTGGGCATTCGGCCCCGACTGCGGCATTGACGACCTCAAATCGATCACCCTCGCAAATAACATCTGTAACGAGTACGGCCTTGATGCAGTCTCAGCCGGAGCGACCATCGCCTGCCTCATGGAGATGGCAGAGAAGGGGTATATCACACATCCCATCCGGTTCGGCGATGCCGAAGGGATGCTCGCCGTGCTCAGGCAGATGGCGACACGCGAGGGAATCGGGGAAGAGCTTGCGGATGGTTCCTACCGGTTTGCCGAACGCCATGGCCACCCGGAACTTTCCATGAGCGTGAAAAAACAGGAGCTTCCGGCATATGATCCGCGGGGGCTCCAGGGACACGGGCTTGCCTATGCGACTTCGGTCCGGGGAGGCGATCATGTCTACGCGTATATGATATCCCCCGAGGTCCTTGGTGCACCGGAGAAACTCGACCCGTACGAGACCGTAAACAAACCGGAGTGGGTGAAGACCTTCCAGGACCTCACAGCGGCAATCGATGCAAGCGGCATGTGTCTCTTCACCTCCTTTGCCCTCGATGCCGATGACTATGCCGACCTCATGACCGCCGCGACCGGCATCCGGTTCGATGCCGCAGGGCTCATGAAGGTGGGCGAGCGGATTTGGAACCTCCAGAAACTCTTCAATCTCGATCGCGGGATTGGAATGGAGACCGATACCCTCCCTCCGCGGCTTCTGGCAGAACCCCTCCAGGAGGGGGCCCCGAAAGGAATGGTCTGGAAGCGTGACGAACTCCTGAAGGAATATTACGCTCTCCGGGGATGGGATGAAAAAGGAGTCCCAACCACGGAAAAACTGAAGGAACTGGCAATACACTGA